A region of the Pricia mediterranea genome:
GGGGACCTTACTGTTCTTTATCCTATCAAAAAAACGCTCATCCTTCAGGGCCTTCTCCCCGATCTCGACCATGTAGAGCAGCACGTCGGCATCCTCAAAGGCGGATTTTACAAAATCCATCATGCTCGATTGCAGCTCGTAGGCCGGTTTGATGATCCCTGGGGTATCCGAAAGGATCATCTGAAAATCATCCCCATTAACGATTCCTAAAATACGATGGCGGGTGGTCTGGGCCTTGGACGTAATGATCGAGAGTTTTTCGCCCACAAAGGCATTCATTAAAGTGGATTTGCCCACGTTAGGGTTCCCGATAATGTTTACAAAGCCGGCTTTGTGTTGTTTATCCATAGGCGCAAAGATACAACCTCATCAACTAAATAAGCTATCGCTTTTCATTTTGGCAAAATAGACCTTGGTCGCTGCATTGACCTTGGGAGCAAGCCATAAGACCGCCAACATATTGGGGATACACATCAACGCATAGGCCAAATCGATTAGATTGATTACAACGGCCACAGGGGCTATAGCGGCAAATGTAATACTGGCGACGTAGTAATAATTAAACCACTTGCCAACCCTGGAATTGGTCAGGAAAGAAAGGCACTTCACTCCATAATACGAATAGGTGAACAAGGTCGATAGGGCAAATGCGGTAACGATGACCATCAAGAGCACGTCACCATACCCGAAAAGGGTTTTTTCGAAAGCGATCAAGGTCATTAAAATACCATCGTTCTGGGCTTCGAGATATGCCCCGCTCAGCAAGATGACAATTGCGGTCAACGTACATACCACAATAGTGTCGATAAAAGGACCCAGCATGGCCACGAGACCTTCCTGAACCGGTTCCTTTGTTTTCGATTGCCCGTGAAACATGGGCGCACTGCCCAGACCGGCTTCATTGGAAAACACCGCCCGTCGGACACCGAGCATGACAAGCCCCCAGAATCCGCCCTCTATTGCCGTTTCTAGGTTGAAAGCTTCGGAAAAAATAAGTTTGAATGCGGGTATAATTCCACCTAGATTGGTTGCCATAACAATAGTCACGGCCAAAAAGTACAATATAACCATGAAGGGCACGATGGTGGAGGCCACATTAGCGATTTTTTTCAATCCCCCGAAGATTACGAACGAGGTAATGACGGAAAGTACAATTCCGACAATGAGCTTCCAGTTGAACTCGCCGATGTTGGCGATCGTCTCGTTAGGTTCCACTACATTCCAGAAAGTCTGGGTAAACTGGTTGACAGTAAAGACCCCTAGAAACCCCACTAAGCCAGCGATACAAAAAAACTGGGCCAAGGGTTTTGCCTTAGGGCCCATTCCCTGCGTGATGTAATACATGGGGCCGCCCTGAAGTTTTCCCTCCTCGTCTTTGTCCCGATACATAATGGCAAGACTACAGGAATAAAATTTAATGCAGATACCGATCAAGGCCGTCATCCATATCCAAAAAACAACC
Encoded here:
- a CDS encoding alanine/glycine:cation symporter family protein, which gives rise to MDTFNDVLLSSISFLEVIMLVLVVGGGLFLMFYSRLIPYRYFRHAIGITAGKYDDPDDPGEVSHLQALSAAVAATVGLGNISGVAIAIYRGGPGVVFWIWMTALIGICIKFYSCSLAIMYRDKDEEGKLQGGPMYYITQGMGPKAKPLAQFFCIAGLVGFLGVFTVNQFTQTFWNVVEPNETIANIGEFNWKLIVGIVLSVITSFVIFGGLKKIANVASTIVPFMVILYFLAVTIVMATNLGGIIPAFKLIFSEAFNLETAIEGGFWGLVMLGVRRAVFSNEAGLGSAPMFHGQSKTKEPVQEGLVAMLGPFIDTIVVCTLTAIVILLSGAYLEAQNDGILMTLIAFEKTLFGYGDVLLMVIVTAFALSTLFTYSYYGVKCLSFLTNSRVGKWFNYYYVASITFAAIAPVAVVINLIDLAYALMCIPNMLAVLWLAPKVNAATKVYFAKMKSDSLFS